The Dyadobacter sp. 676 DNA window GTGGCGGTGGCTGTATAACCTGCCTTCCGGATCGCGGATTTCCTGCACTGTTACGCCTTTCACCACGAGCGTAGTACCGATAGTAGTATTCCAGTCGCCAGGCCGCACCGCGCCGGAAGCTACCTGGGAAGCGCAGCCGTCGGTCATGCCGGCGATTACCTGAATGGGGCCTAATCCGAGGCTATTGCCCAATTCGGGAAGCAAGCGGCCAATGGGAGTGCCCGAAGGAACAACTTTTTGCAACCATTCTTTGCGTAGCGGCAGATGCTTAGTCAGCCACGACGGCCATTCTCCGGTTCCCACATCGAAGCCCGATTTCAATGCATTGGTATAATCTGTTACGGAATAGTCGCCGCAGAGTTTGCCGATAATGAAATCCGTGGCATGGACCCAGGTTTTGATCCGCGCTGCTTTTTCGGTATAATGGTTGGAATACCATACCATTTTGGATAAACCGCTGGATGCGTTGAAGCCGGTATAGCCTTCCGAATGGAAACGTTCGGCGATTTCGCGGCAATACTTTCCTTCCGCGGCAGGGCGGACGTCGGAGTACATCAATGCATCGTGCAGCGGCTCATTGTCCGCGTCCAGGGGGGATGACGGTACCGGATGTGGACGTAACCGATACTGCCTGGATGGTCGTTAAGTTAATAGCTTCGCGAACGGACGCCATCAGGTTTTGCAGACAGGCGAATACCGAATCCCACCACAGCGCCGGCGACTGCTCCTCGCGCGAATGCGGCGTGAGCGGGAACACCCTTTCGCAGCTGCCTATCGAGCGGCCCGCGTCGTCGAGCATTACCACCCGCACACCCTGCGTCCCGACGTCGATTCCTATGAAATATGACT harbors:
- a CDS encoding FGGY family carbohydrate kinase, coding for MQSYFIGIDVGTQGVRVVMLDDAGRSIGSCERVFPLTPHSREEQSPALWWDSVFACLQNLMASVREAINLTTIQAVSVTSTSGTVIPPGRGQ